In Thunnus thynnus chromosome 4, fThuThy2.1, whole genome shotgun sequence, the DNA window TCGCATCACAAAGTAACAAATCTGCGCACCTTGACTTTTGCGACATCTCTTGTGATAAATGTGTTGCAAAACTTTCATTTAGAGATAACAGGATGATAACTCTGCCTTCTTCTACCAAGGGATGAGAAAACTAACTGAAGAAGTGGCTTCGGATAATGGAGCCATATGTAGCTACTTCACTGATTCTGTTGCTATTGGCAGTGAAGTGATGAACAATCTGAGAAGCTCTTTGGCTCATCAGTACTTCCACAGTAATAAAGCTGGACGGTTTTGTTGGAGGCAGAACAGAACTTCCCTGATCTCAAGGCAGACAAAGAGCAAAGTCAGAGTCTCATGCCACTCAGCTAACACTAAGCTAACTTATTTTGTTACTGCTATATGAAGCCACTTCCTCGGGTCACCCTCCCATCCCTTAGTAGTAGAAATTAGAGGTATGATCCCATTAAGGTCGACATTGTAGTTAATATGCTCATTTACTATATCaaactctcatgtctgtaccgtaaatatgaagctaaagccagCAGCTGGataacttagcttagcacaaatactggaaacagggaaacagctagcttggctctatccaaaggtaacaaaatccacctaccagcatctTCGAGGGTCACTAGTTAAGATATCCCGTTTGTTTAATCCacacaaaaaagtgtaaaattgaCAAATAAATATACTATCCCATTTAATGGACAAACATGAGAGAGGTATCAATCTTCatatctaactcttggcaagaaagtgaacaaGCATATTTCCCTAACCCTGTAAAGCCCACTGTTGCAATATTACAACAATCACTTTTAGTtctccttaaaaaaaatctgtaaatgttttttttaaagaccaaatTTACATAGTCAATGGGTCTTATTGTTTATCCCTGCAATGCCATTGGATGGTAAATATGTTTATAGGTCCAGCAATCTGGTCATGAACTCACACTACCTACAAACTTTCTGTCAagctcatcttcttcttttattgGACCGGATTTGTCAAGAAAGAAGTAAGTAACATgccttgaatttttttttttttgtgataattaCAATGTCTAGAACATGTAGATACTTAGTTATCGTGGAATACATTCATCAAACTTGATTTTGAGCTTGTTATGTCTATGTTGTAATTCTACAACGCTGGGTTAGAGTGGTAGTCAAAATAGCATGTGCACCTTACACATGACATGGGGACACTGCACTTCTCATATGTTCACATATGGAAAAAATACTAATAGAAATATAATTTCTTTGATGATTCACTATAAGTAAGTTCTAAATTTGTTTTATAATAGGCTAGTCAGACAGTATTGTGTGAATTTAGTGAAATGTGTAAATGAATTAGGATTCATTTGCACTGATATTATTTAGCCTGGAAAATACTTGGCTCTCAATCCTGAACACTTGGTTCACCACCCTATCTATTCCTTCAGGTTATCTCATACAATGTAATACTTATATGTATcattaatacatatatttattattatttgtttttattttttccatttctgaatGCAACCAGAAAAGATAGGTCTTTTGATAAATCAAGAAAGTAGACTAAGCTctacagcaaaataataatcCAAATACTACTACAAGAGTACCCTGGATGCTATATATGAGTAAATATTACAATCAGTAATACTACAATATGTCAATATCAAAGTGCATTTTCCATGAACTGTGTATAATTGGAAATGTGAATGAGTAAATGCGTGCACTGTCCTGCAGTTCTTTTTGCACTGTTTTCACTGTGCGTTTGTGTTAAAAATCATAGCTTAGCTTAATGAAATGTGTATCCTTGCTGATTTGACTTAGTGTTAAGTTTGTCTAATGTTAATTTATGAGCACCGGCCTTGCCTTTTTATTGAAAAACTGTAAtgataaacatttgaaataaagtaaatgaagGTAGGGAGGATCATGAACATTTTTGAGTCTGCAAGattactaaaacacacacaagctgtttgataatcaataaaaactTTACTGAAGCATGGATATATTTCATAACAGGAGAGTAGCAAGAAAGCTACTAGTTACATTAGTTACTAGCTGGTGCTATACATACATGATAATTAAGTGCCAAAGTTGTAACAAACTTACAAAAAAGAATAGCTCTTCTCtcatttgatcatttgatttgatttgcagCACCTGCTACTGTTACCATTTGCATAGAAAGGATTATAAGAACACATGCTGGACAAGACCGTGTAGAAAAAATTTATAGTAAGGCAAAATACAGGTATCTCAGCATTGGCCTTTGTTGCCATGTTTTGAGAGTACAGGAGCCGAATGCTATCAACTACAACAATTTTGCCCACAACAAtatgaataatgtaaaactagagAACATACTGTGACAGTATTATATATTTCcttacaaaatgtaaacaaattcTCTTAAAAACATAGACTGAGCAAATGGAGCTGTGGTGGGTGCAGGTTAAAGGGATACTTGGGTATTTTTatacctggaccctattttctcatctttttgtgtctaagtgactaattagacaacaatttttgaaattggtccagtgtTGAGTGAGAGCACTGCAGCTGGCAGCCGCAAAACAATAGCAATGGGGCAATAGCATCCCGTCAATGCacatccactaaaagtgcttgttttgcCAGGCTCAGATTGTGTTTagaagtgtctgacaacattatagAAAGgaatacagagaaataaaacgttattctTAACCTTTCACTTGATCCggtctgttttttattgtgtctaaccaagtctcgctcaaggagaagtcttgtTCTGAAATCTCTagagagttgagttgttgttgcaatcagctaaatattcagccttGACTCTGAAAATCTTTTACATAACACTAAGCTACGCTTTCTgcactccaacacaacaaactcatCCTgacactcctctctccaactctgtcatcGCTGATTTTGAAAACAACTCAACTCTTGTGAGATATCAGaatgagacttctccttgagaatgaaaaaagttttatttctctatatGGTCCTTTCCATTATGTTgccagacacttataataacaatctgagcctgtcagtggcataAACAGacacttttagtggacatacattGGTGGGGCGctattgccccaaaggattGCATTACAGtctgttttgctgctgctggctgaagtGCTCTCGCTCAACACtgcaccaatttcaaaaatgattttcaacATTAGTTAGTTAGACACAAAaaatgggaaaatagggtccaggttgaaaaatactgaccCTTTAAGGGTCACAGTTGCTGTCTGAGGATGCACTCAGCTCATTGCACCATTTTTCGTACGCCTTGTGCAGGATCTCATAAGATGTGTTATTAAAAATTTCTgcaatgagaaaaagaagagaaagagaacatGGCTTAGTTATACTTTACATATCACATGAagtcagaataacatgagaacTAGTTCATGCCACAAATTTTATAGCAAAAAAATAAGTTGCTTGTtagtggattaaaaaaaaaacccttatgAGTATTTTGCTGATCTAGTgccaacatttttcatttcatttaaacgACACAACAAACATGGTTAAGGTAAGGGAGAGATTGCCAACAAGGTTAAAGATGGGACAGAACCTCAGGTTCCATTGGGGAAGTCAAGACTTTAGTGCACCCATCCTCCCTAAACTACTCTCTAAGAGCCTGTTCAGATCAACATTTACAACAACAGAATTTTGGAGGGAAATGTGTTCATTTCACTGCAATCAAAATCTATCGATTCGCTTTCAGTTTGTCAGGTTAGTAACCAAATTAGGTTGCTTGCTAGTTAATTTGCTAACGATATATTAAGAAAAGAGCTGTAACGCCCACTTATGGTGTATAAAATCCTGTTATAAGCACTCCACTGGGAGCCTTTCtctttgtaacctcatcctgtgtgttgcaCTGCGAAATGGTCCTTCTtgtataagaaaataaattctgttcaATTTTGACACTTCGGCTCCGGTCTCTTttgtttaatggtcattatGAAGAAATTCTTGTAACAGAACAAACCAcagatgctgctgtttttctggcTGAAGGCAGCTTCACTCTTATGATTCTTACCTGCTTGTCCTAGACCAACAGGCAGAGGCATTCTGACCAGGCCACCTGAATGCTTCAGCCTGTCCTGCAGAGACTTCTGGATGAGCTCCATGGTACATGCTTGATGCCAGACAGGCAGCTCCAGGCTGACCATGCAGCTGATGATCCTTTGCTTTTCTTCCTCAGTCAACAGACCACTCTCTTGAGACACGTAAACCATGTAAGACATATCAATATTCACTGCCTCACCATGCAGCAGAGATGGAAGAACTTTCTGTGCggaaaagagaaaagtgagacaatatgaggaaaaatgtgaaatacgtttttttctttaacaaaatTATTTCAAGACTTGAAGACAgaatcacacatcacacatcttcTTGTATACAACAGCACGTACCAACAAAGGATTTAAAGACAAATGCTTCATCTACGTCTTACCATCTCTAATGCTGGGCTGATAATGTGGCCAAAGTCCACAAGTCTGTTTAGGTCATCCTCCCAAAGGTTGGGGGCAAGCTCCTCCAGCATGGTTGTGATGGCCATTCGAGTTGCTTGTGAAGCAGGCTCTAAGCAGTTGTGCCTATAGACAGTGTTATCACCCTGGAATTTAGTGTCCAACAGCGAATGGCCATGTTTCTCAAGAAGTTCAAAGAGCCCTCTATGCTTCACCAAGGCCATCTGCAAAGAACCGTCAAAAACATAGAAAACTTCAATGAGCAGTTCAAATaagaaagataaataaataaaaagcatgGAAAAGGATTTCTGACACCACTTCATTTCTTAGAGTCAACATGTATATCTTGTTACTACTTCAACTATACTATTAATGGAATTTGAAACTTGCCTTTGGTGACTCTTAGAGTAGTCAGTTTACTATAAatggcatgtgtgtgtctaatCTATGCTGACGACTTGTCTCCCAGTTATTTAGAATAACTgaggttttctttttcagcaaatataatatattaataagtatatataattataattatatttatattttatattttatatttttaaaaagcatgtcATGGTATTAACTGCTCTCAGTGATAATGGGATTGTCATTCCTTGAGGAGTATCAGCTTAAAGGTAAATTTTCCACATAAAGGGGCTTTAACATACCTTTAACATCTCTGCCAGCCCATTGGAGATGTGTCGCCGAGGAACAGTTTGTATGAAAGACAGGTCAAGGAAAGAAGCGGTGGGTGGAATGTAGGCACCCAGCTTGTTCTTGCAGTTTGCAAAGTTAACCCCTGTCTTTGCCCCCACACTTGCATCGATGTAGGAGAGCAGTGTGGTTGGGACCCTGATGTAAGGGGTGCGTCTCCTGTAGAGTGAGGCAGCCAGGCCAACTATGTCTAGGCACACTCCTCCACCAATGGCAATGATGGGCTCTGTGCGGCGGTCCAGGGAGAAGTTGTTGACCTCTTCTAGGATCTCCATTGCCATCTCCATGGATTTGTTCTCTTCAGTGGTGGGTAGAGCCAAGATCTTGTACAGGACATTGTGAGCCTCTAAATATTCAGTTAGCTTGGGGCCGTAGATTTTGTAGACCTCCTGGTCAACAACCACAAAGCGTTTGAgtggcttgtttgtttt includes these proteins:
- the eevs gene encoding 2-epi-5-epi-valiolone synthase, with the translated sequence MGKVHLENNDTKEKKTEYSLVRVKGTWTRKLGKRINKDTVDCVSAAKIYESIREKGTSWTVVTPIVFTYKVTETQGLLDPSNDTLLLGHLTDPQQLEDIKKTNKPLKRFVVVDQEVYKIYGPKLTEYLEAHNVLYKILALPTTEENKSMEMAMEILEEVNNFSLDRRTEPIIAIGGGVCLDIVGLAASLYRRRTPYIRVPTTLLSYIDASVGAKTGVNFANCKNKLGAYIPPTASFLDLSFIQTVPRRHISNGLAEMLKMALVKHRGLFELLEKHGHSLLDTKFQGDNTVYRHNCLEPASQATRMAITTMLEELAPNLWEDDLNRLVDFGHIISPALEMKVLPSLLHGEAVNIDMSYMVYVSQESGLLTEEEKQRIISCMVSLELPVWHQACTMELIQKSLQDRLKHSGGLVRMPLPVGLGQAEIFNNTSYEILHKAYEKWCNELSASSDSNCDP